The genomic segment CCAGGCCCTCTTTTACCGGCTCCCCCCGGGGGGTGCCGCCCGATGTTTCGTTGATCCTGTCCTCGATGAACCTTTTGGCCACCAGGACTTTGGCTTCCGTGTATTGATGGAAACGATCGCGGAACGTCCTCCCGGCCGTAATGATGAACAGGGCGAAAATCAGCAGTTCGCAGATGAACAGGATGCCCAGAAAAGAAAGAAAGATCTTGATGTAAAGCTTGCCCTGCTTCATGGGGCCTCCACGAATTTGTACCCGGAGCCCCACACGGTTTTGATCAACTCCCTATCTCCGGTGAAGGGTTTCATCTTGCCCCGAAGGTTGCTGATGTGCACGTCCACGCTTCGGTCAAAGGCCATGGCGTCTCTTCCCCGGGCAATATTCATCAACTGATCCCTGGTGAAGACCGTGTTCGGACGTCCCATCATGGCCTCGAGAATCTTGTACTCGGTTGCGGAAAGCTCGATTTCTCGACCCTGAACCAGGAGAGTCCTGCGGCTCAGATTTAGTGTCAGACCCCCGGCTTCGATGCACTCGTCCGATGTTTCGGGGCGATCCAAAGGCTCTGGGTGGAGTCTGCGCAGCACGGCTCTCATTCTGGCCAGCAACTCCCTCGGATTGAACGGTTTGGGCAGATAGTCGTCGGCTCCAAGCTCGAGTCCGACGATCCGGTCGGCATCTTCGCCCTTGGCGGTCAGCATGATGACCGGCACGCCGTATTCGGTGCGGATGTCTTTGAGTACCTCGAGCCCGTCGCGCCGGGGCAGCATGATATCCAGGATGACCATTTCCGGGGATTCGTCGCGAATGGTCTCCATCACCGAACATCCATCCGCAAGCGTCAAAATCTGAAAACCGTAACCCTCGAGGTACTCTTTTAAAAGGGCGCGAAGCCTGGCGTCGTCATCCACGACCAGCACTTTTTCGTTCACAATTCGCCTCTCATCAACCTCGACCAACACCTGTTCAAAGGGCTCAACAGCGTCCTTCCCAAGCCTTCCACTCAGGGCCCGGTCAACGCACACCGCGCATGTTGACACGGCCCATTGAAGTCATTCACAAGAGAAGAATAGCTTGATCGTTTGAATCAGGACAAACTCTTTTGCACTTATTTTACACTTTTCATCCCTCCCCACATACTTTTCTAAAGGTTGGGCGCTATCCTTCAAGTAAAACAAGGAGGATAAAACATGAAAGCAATGTCGAAATGGAAAGTCGTAGGGATCGTCACGGGTATCATGATGCTTCTTGCCGTGGGTACGCTGTACGCTTTTGGTCCTTTTTCCTATTGGGGTGGAGGACGGTTTCAGGAGCGCATTCTGGCCCACATAGACGATCGGGTGGA from the Deltaproteobacteria bacterium genome contains:
- a CDS encoding response regulator transcription factor, which codes for MNEKVLVVDDDARLRALLKEYLEGYGFQILTLADGCSVMETIRDESPEMVILDIMLPRRDGLEVLKDIRTEYGVPVIMLTAKGEDADRIVGLELGADDYLPKPFNPRELLARMRAVLRRLHPEPLDRPETSDECIEAGGLTLNLSRRTLLVQGREIELSATEYKILEAMMGRPNTVFTRDQLMNIARGRDAMAFDRSVDVHISNLRGKMKPFTGDRELIKTVWGSGYKFVEAP